Sequence from the Deinococcus reticulitermitis genome:
GCCTAACCCTGTTAGCCTCGCCGGGATGAGACGGAACTCCTCTGATTCCACATCCGGCCGGCAACGCCCAGGCGGGATGTTGTCTCGCTGGGGCCCCGTCGTTTCTTCCCCGCGTCCGGCCTGGACGAAGCCCACATGAGCCCCAGTTCTCTTCCCAAACCGGCGTCTGGGTCGCTGCTGCGCCTCGCGGCCATGAGCGTGGGGGTGGCGGTGGTGGTGCTGGGGCTCAAGTTCCTCGCCTACCTGCTCACCGGCAGTGTGGCGCTGTACTCCGACGCGCTCGAGAGCGTGATCAACGTGGTCGCGGCGCTCGCAGCGCTGCTCGCGCTGTGGGTGGCGGCCCGGCCCGCCGACGCCAATCACCCCTACGGCCACACCAAGGCCGAGTACCTGAGCGCGGTGGCCGAGGGCGTGCTGATTGTCTTCGCCGCGCTGAGCATCCTGCGGGTGGCGGTGCCGGGGGTGCTGAACCCCGAGCCGGTGGACGCGCCCTGGGTCGGGCTGGGGGTCAACCTGGGCGCGAGCCTGATCAACGCGGTGTGGGCCGGCGTTCTGCTGCGGGCGGGGCGGGCGGCGCGCAGCATGGCGCTCACCGCCGATGGCAAGCACGTGATGAGCGACGTAGTCACGAGCGTCGGCGTTCTGGTCGGCGTGGCGCTCGCCCAGCTGACCGGCTGGGCCGTGCTCGACCCGGCGCTCGCGATTCTGGTGGCGTTCAACATCCTCTGGAGCGGTTGGGGGCTGCTGAGCACGAGTGTGGGCGGACTGATGGACG
This genomic interval carries:
- a CDS encoding cation diffusion facilitator family transporter; amino-acid sequence: MSPSSLPKPASGSLLRLAAMSVGVAVVVLGLKFLAYLLTGSVALYSDALESVINVVAALAALLALWVAARPADANHPYGHTKAEYLSAVAEGVLIVFAALSILRVAVPGVLNPEPVDAPWVGLGVNLGASLINAVWAGVLLRAGRAARSMALTADGKHVMSDVVTSVGVLVGVALAQLTGWAVLDPALAILVAFNILWSGWGLLSTSVGGLMDAGIDPQTETRLRQVVSLEAEGALEVHDLRTRHSGRLTFIEFHLVVPGEMTVAQSHQICDRLEDAIRAQIEDVQIIIHVEPQEKAKHQGVLVL